The following proteins come from a genomic window of Paenibacillus sp. CAA11:
- a CDS encoding PadR family transcriptional regulator: MAEKSQLLKGTLEGCILRVISQSETYGYEISEKLKASGLPDISEGTIYPLLMRLEKNGLILAKQKKSPLGPKRKYYQLTEQGQQSLLQFKNNWIQITSAVKRLFTSEGDNYDELSNLESPTQDQQRAGSEAQ, from the coding sequence ATGGCCGAGAAGTCACAGCTGCTAAAGGGTACCCTTGAAGGCTGCATCCTTCGCGTCATTAGTCAAAGCGAAACCTATGGATATGAAATATCCGAGAAGCTCAAAGCGAGCGGCCTTCCCGATATTTCGGAAGGAACGATCTACCCGCTGCTTATGCGCCTAGAGAAGAACGGGCTCATTCTAGCTAAGCAGAAGAAATCCCCGCTTGGACCGAAGCGGAAATACTATCAGCTGACCGAGCAGGGGCAGCAATCCCTTCTGCAATTCAAGAACAATTGGATACAGATCACCTCCGCTGTAAAGCGGTTATTCACATCGGAAGGAGACAATTATGATGAACTATCAAACCTTGAATCACCTACGCAGGACCAACAACGAGCTGGATCAGAAGCTCAATAA
- a CDS encoding methyl-accepting chemotaxis protein gives MNTLDAVIAAMPVVEQLLQEDATVTIYDREKILYVLRNPSGLKPGAPLLERSRNFGDLKNGREKTVLYYPPEVFGLPLNSLQVPIMDEQNEVIGVINVTYNLENQQNLQRLMNQSEEIIGRLVDSVQHVAAHSEELNSTTDEMLHNTKRAVENSSNVTEVASFIREISEQTNLLGLNAAIEAARVGEAGAGFGVVAKEIRKMSVDTKEATTRIEDSLKSVKTSMHLMETELSEIAASSHEQALLVTSFMEAIEQLNTTNKELKEFVEKFIDLQE, from the coding sequence ATGAACACTCTAGATGCAGTTATCGCGGCAATGCCCGTGGTGGAGCAATTGCTTCAGGAAGATGCGACCGTAACGATTTATGACCGAGAGAAAATTCTATATGTTCTGCGGAATCCATCCGGCCTTAAACCGGGCGCTCCCCTCTTGGAGAGAAGTCGGAATTTTGGTGATCTGAAGAACGGGAGAGAGAAGACGGTGCTTTATTACCCGCCTGAAGTGTTTGGCCTCCCTCTGAACTCCTTGCAGGTGCCTATTATGGACGAGCAGAATGAAGTTATTGGGGTAATTAACGTTACTTACAACTTAGAAAACCAGCAGAATTTACAGAGGTTAATGAATCAATCGGAGGAAATCATCGGCCGCCTGGTGGACAGCGTACAGCACGTGGCTGCACACTCGGAGGAGCTGAACTCCACGACTGATGAGATGCTCCATAATACGAAGCGGGCGGTCGAGAATTCATCGAATGTGACTGAGGTAGCCAGCTTTATTCGGGAAATCTCGGAACAGACGAATCTTCTGGGGCTTAATGCGGCGATTGAAGCGGCCCGTGTGGGGGAGGCTGGTGCTGGATTTGGAGTAGTTGCTAAAGAGATTCGCAAGATGTCTGTCGATACCAAGGAAGCTACAACGAGGATTGAAGATTCTCTGAAATCTGTGAAGACTTCCATGCATTTGATGGAGACGGAGCTCTCTGAAATCGCAGCTTCTTCTCATGAACAAGCTCTGCTTGTTACAAGCTTCATGGAAGCCATCGAGCAGTTGAACACGACGAACAAAGAGCTGAAGGAATTTGTGGAGAAATTTATTGATCTTCAGGAGTAA
- a CDS encoding RDD family protein, which translates to MNQGRGFPAYDRLYPVEPMRRACYGYGFSIVVRRWAAAVIDYIVLAALVAGLVTINLWTGIPEWPGFITFMVTFTMLLVFAYYWLLEGFTGFTIGKFLLRIRVLQGDGRVPGLLKSLLRTLLRLIELNPFLLGGLPALICTAATQSKQRLGDMAAHTYVVKLESLPAEQRGSTRVLVSAFSVAGILVLVMAALGIREIIHRETATQPVMSKDMPIQLSVQKDWKVFEEMSGKKLFSLTNEKEDSDVMVASEPLESLDGDVQLQDYFRIMRETMLGEAANDDSSIIEAPRMLEIDGHEAILFKYKSSLGEDKMNYVWSGVLKTDKYIYQLNAWTPESSSEKVQEEVEKVLLSFREVDPEGDSI; encoded by the coding sequence GTGAATCAAGGGAGAGGGTTTCCGGCCTATGACAGACTATATCCTGTTGAGCCGATGAGAAGGGCGTGCTACGGATATGGCTTCTCCATCGTGGTTAGAAGATGGGCAGCTGCGGTCATTGATTATATCGTGCTGGCCGCGTTGGTTGCTGGGTTGGTCACGATTAATCTATGGACCGGCATCCCGGAATGGCCGGGCTTTATAACATTTATGGTCACTTTTACCATGTTATTGGTATTTGCCTATTATTGGCTGCTGGAGGGGTTCACCGGCTTCACCATCGGTAAATTTCTGCTGCGCATTCGGGTACTGCAGGGAGATGGCCGTGTACCGGGACTGCTAAAATCCCTGCTTCGGACCTTGCTGCGTCTGATAGAGCTTAATCCGTTCCTGTTAGGCGGACTCCCGGCGCTAATCTGTACAGCAGCGACGCAGAGCAAGCAAAGACTCGGCGATATGGCCGCGCATACATATGTAGTAAAGCTTGAATCCCTTCCTGCAGAACAAAGAGGCAGCACAAGGGTGCTGGTTAGCGCCTTTTCCGTGGCAGGCATTCTGGTATTAGTCATGGCTGCACTAGGAATTAGAGAGATCATTCATCGTGAGACAGCTACACAACCTGTGATGAGTAAGGATATGCCCATACAGTTGTCAGTGCAGAAGGACTGGAAGGTCTTTGAGGAGATGTCAGGCAAGAAGCTGTTTTCCCTCACCAATGAGAAGGAGGACAGCGACGTTATGGTGGCATCTGAACCTCTCGAGAGCTTGGATGGGGACGTTCAGCTTCAGGATTATTTCCGAATCATGAGGGAGACCATGCTTGGGGAAGCTGCGAATGATGACTCCAGCATTATTGAGGCTCCTCGGATGCTTGAAATTGACGGTCATGAGGCCATTCTGTTCAAGTATAAGTCTAGCTTAGGTGAAGATAAAATGAATTATGTCTGGAGTGGCGTGCTGAAGACGGATAAATATATCTATCAGCTGAATGCCTGGACACCAGAATCAAGCAGTGAGAAGGTTCAGGAGGAAGTCGAGAAGGTGCTGCTCAGCTTCCGCGAAGTGGACCCGGAGGGAGACAGCATCTAG
- a CDS encoding formylglycine-generating enzyme family protein yields the protein MSPFPMAEIPGGEIELRDDRIKSTWTIHIKPFRLATHPVTNGLYYSVMDPSHSLMEDELKPMVNISWNEAISFCNMLSRRAGLKECYVLSQDGEHVAWDEDADGYRLPSEAEWQYACKAGSSGYRYGELDRIAWYEENSGGGPHEVGSKEPNAWGMYDMLGNVWEWCWDLYDEKVYGPYRIFRGGSWAEEARGCGATCRRRSHPTFRIDDLGFRLAQSI from the coding sequence ATGTCCCCCTTCCCCATGGCGGAAATCCCCGGGGGAGAGATCGAGTTAAGAGACGACCGAATTAAGAGCACCTGGACCATCCACATTAAGCCCTTTCGCCTGGCCACTCATCCGGTAACGAACGGTCTGTACTATTCTGTTATGGACCCCTCTCATAGTCTTATGGAAGATGAGCTTAAACCGATGGTGAATATCTCCTGGAACGAGGCCATTAGCTTTTGCAACATGCTGTCTCGCAGGGCTGGTCTGAAAGAGTGCTATGTCCTCAGCCAAGATGGCGAACACGTAGCATGGGATGAAGATGCAGACGGTTACCGGCTTCCTTCTGAGGCTGAGTGGCAGTACGCATGTAAAGCAGGAAGTTCGGGATACAGGTACGGAGAACTTGACCGGATTGCCTGGTATGAGGAGAATTCCGGAGGGGGACCCCATGAGGTAGGAAGCAAGGAACCGAATGCCTGGGGCATGTATGATATGTTAGGCAACGTATGGGAATGGTGCTGGGATTTATATGATGAGAAGGTGTACGGCCCTTACCGCATTTTCCGGGGAGGCAGCTGGGCTGAAGAAGCCAGGGGCTGCGGGGCTACATGCCGCCGGCGCAGCCATCCCACCTTTCGTATAGACGACCTCGGCTTTCGCCTGGCCCAGTCCATTTAG
- a CDS encoding antibiotic biosynthesis monooxygenase family protein, whose translation MYIYLASTPLSEELEAHTSLTLYGGAEDKLHLIESNTPLEFEPASSPAYYEAIDAVGTLSGAGFAVLNNIPVTEEGHSTFEQRFMNRARKVEQEPGFIAIRVLRPLNSDTYVILTLWREEADFEAWQNSQAYSHAHRKRDSQDGLTEQKPSIFPRPSFVTTYSVN comes from the coding sequence ATGTACATCTACTTGGCAAGCACACCGTTATCCGAAGAGTTAGAGGCTCACACATCCCTTACTCTCTATGGAGGGGCGGAGGATAAGCTGCATCTGATTGAATCGAATACCCCCCTTGAGTTTGAGCCTGCAAGCAGTCCGGCATACTATGAGGCCATTGACGCCGTGGGCACGCTATCTGGAGCCGGCTTTGCTGTTCTGAATAATATCCCTGTCACAGAGGAAGGACACAGCACCTTTGAACAGCGGTTTATGAACCGGGCTCGTAAGGTTGAACAGGAGCCCGGCTTCATCGCCATTCGCGTGCTTCGCCCGCTCAATAGCGATACCTATGTCATTCTTACCTTATGGAGAGAAGAAGCCGACTTTGAAGCTTGGCAGAACTCTCAGGCATATAGCCATGCACATCGCAAGCGTGATAGCCAGGACGGGCTGACCGAGCAGAAACCCTCCATCTTCCCTCGCCCTTCCTTTGTAACAACCTATAGCGTTAATTAA